One genomic region from Scomber scombrus chromosome 19, fScoSco1.1, whole genome shotgun sequence encodes:
- the kcns3a gene encoding potassium voltage-gated channel subfamily S member 3a, translating into MVYGQIFHRHSPDDCFINVNVGGFKQRMEHDILKRFPQTRLGRLLCCSSKEAILELCDDFSPSDKEYYFDRNPHFFCYVLNFYLTGKIHLVDGLCVVSFCQEIEYWGIKERHLDFCCSSKFHELMELSEDKGWDQGSGDQQLHSSDSSIDELSALDEDIEMFDGTWCADVRRNIWIQLENPGYSTSAKAMAIASLTVVIVSIVAMCVHSMPDFHQVDLNEKEIENPVLTFFENLCVLFFSAEFILRLAVAPSARKFLCSPLNIIDLMSVMPFYVTLACDIMDEGENPDLENVGKVVQILRLMRVFRILKLARHSAGLRSLGATLRHSSHDVGLLILFLSVGISMFSALIYCVEKESQESELQSIPIGWWWATISMTTVGYGDTFPVTLSGKVIATLCIICGLLIVALPITNIFNKFSKFYERQKRLELKQ; encoded by the coding sequence ATGGTGTACGGGCAGATCTTTCATCGACACAGTCCTGATGATTGCttcattaatgttaatgttgggGGTTTCAAACAAAGAATGGAACACGACATTCTGAAACGGTTCCCTCAGACACGTCTGGGACGTCTTCTGTGTTGCAGCTCCAAAGAAGCAATCCTGGAGCTCTGCGATGACTTCAGTCCCTCTGACAAGGAGTACTATTTTGACCGCAAtcctcattttttttgttatgttctGAACTTTTACCTCACAGGCAAAATCCACCTTGTGGACGGGTTGTGTGTAGTCTCCTTTTGTCAAGAAATTGAGTATTGGGGAATCAAGGAGCGTCACCTCGACTTCTGCTGCAGTAGCAAATTCCATGAACTAATGGAGCTTTCTGAGGATAAGGGCTGGGATCAGGGGAGTGGGGATCAGCAGCTCCATAGCTCAGACTCCTCTATTGATGAGCTGTCTGCTTTGGACGAGGACATAGAAATGTTTGATGGCACCTGGTGTGCAGACGTCCGCAGGAATATTTGGATCCAACTTGAGAATCCAGGTTACTCCACTTCCGCCAAAGCGATGGCGATAGCGTCTTTAACTGTTGTCATTGTCTCCATTGTAGCCATGTGTGTCCACAGCATGCCAGACTTTCATCAGGTGGATCTCAATGAGAAGGAGATTGAAAACCCAGTGCTGACCTTCTTTGAGAACCTCTGTGTCCTGTTCTTCTCGGCAGAATTTATTCTTCGTTTGGCTGTTGCACCATCGGCCAGGAAGTTCTTGTGCAGCCCTCTCAATATTATTGACTTAATGTCAGTTATGCCATTCTATGTCACTTTGGCCTGTGATATAATGGACGAAGGCGAGAACCCAGACCTTGAGAACGTCGGTAAAGTGGTGCAGATCTTAAGGTTGATGCGAGTGTTTCGCATCCTAAAACTGGCTCGCCACTCAGCTGGACTACGCTCTCTTGGTGCCACACTTCGACATAGCTCCCATGACGTCGGACTTCTCATCCTTTTCTTGTCTGTGGGCATTTCCATGTTCTCTGCTCTCATTTACTGTGTAGAAAAAGAATCTCAGGAGTCAGAGCTGCAGTCTATCCCCATTGGCTGGTGGTGGGCCACCATTAGCATGACTACGGTGGGATACGGGGACACCTTTCCCGTTACACTTAGTGGGAAGGTGATAGCAACACTATGCATCATCTGTGGACTGCTTATCGTGGCGTTGCCCATCACTAACATCTTCAATAAGTTTTCCAAGTTCTATGAGAGGCAAAAACGCTTAGAGCTGAAGCAATAA
- the wdr35 gene encoding WD repeat-containing protein 35 isoform X2: MFIYLSKKIAIPNNIHLKCVSWNKDQGFIACGGDDGLLRVLKLETQTDDAKLKGLAAPSNLSMNQTLDGHSGAVQVVTWNEQYEKLTTSDQNGLIIVWMLYKGAWYEEMINNRNKSVVRSMSWNADGQKICIVYEDGAVIVGSVDGNRIWGKELKGNQLAHVAWSPDSKILLFGMANGEVQIYDNQGNFIMKMTISCLTNSTGAISIAGIHWYAGTGGYVEPDCPCLAICFDNGRCQIMRYENDENPVCIDTMMNVVSIQWNHCGSVLAVAGSLRAANMDKEFNVVQFYTPFGEHLRTLKVPGKQMSGVGWEGGGLRIGLAVDSYIYFANIRPDYKWGYCCSTVVYAYTKPERQEYCVVFWDTKNNEKFVKYVKSLMSITTSGDFCILASKADNTQPQYVLILCNSIGTPLDSKYIDIDPQFVTMTKTHVIAASKEAFYLWQYRVAKKLTALEINQVTRTKKEGRERVYHIDSNPSGSHDSSPDFAKAFTATRDPICCITATDKTLIVGRESGTIHKYSLPNVVLIQKYTLNNRAYYLSLNCNSSRLAIIDIAGVLTLLDLEVRGSTDDGTGNQASAGDPSKFERKDVWDMKWANDNPDLFAMMEKTRMYVFRNLDPEEPIQTSGYICNFEDLEIKSVLLDEIMKDPERPNKDNLINFEIRSLRDSRALIEKVGIEDASQFIEDNPHPRLWRLLAEAALQKLDLKTAEQAFVRCKDYQGIEFVKRLGNLQNEPMKQAEVAAYFSRFEEAERMYLDMDRRDLAISLRIKLGDWFRVLQLLKTGSGDSDDALLEQAYNAIGDYFADRQKWVNAVQYYLQGRNQERLAECYYMLEDYDDLERLTILLPENHKLLPEIGQMFATVGMCEQAVNAYLKCNQPKAAVDTCVHLNQWNKAVELARTHNMKEIKSLLSKYASHLLEKNKTLEAVELYQKAHHFLDAAKLMFKIADEEAKKRTRPLRVKKLYVLAARLVENYHEQVKTSQQTKAKGKKSEATSALAGLLEEDATSADNRIVDFAWRGAEAYHFFLLAQRQLYEGYMENAMQTALHLREYEDIIPSVEIYSLLAICASANRAFGTCSQAFIKLESLESLEPEQRQQYEDLALEIFTKHAPKDARIIEQRSSEGSEGKLPTCIVTGLPIQEYQFWMCSVCKHCAQEQEISKYNCCPLCHTPVA, from the exons ATGTTTATCTATCTCAGCAAGAAG ATTGCTATCCCCAACAATATTCATCTGAAATGTGTGTCCTGGAACAAAGATCAAGGCTTCATTGCTTGTGGAGGAGATGATGGTCTCCTGAGAGTGCTCAAGCTTGAAACTCAAACAG ATGATGCCAAACTTAAAGGACTTGCTGCACCCAGTAACCTGTCAATGAATCAGACTCTAGATGGACACAGTG GTGCAGTACAAGTGGTTACATGGAACGAACAGTATGAAAAGCTTACTACCAGTGACCAGAATGGACTTATTATTGTATGGATGCTTTACAAAG gTGCGTGGTACGAGGAGATGATCAACAACAGGAACAAATCAGTGGTGAGGAGTATGAGTTGGAACGCTGATGGTCAAAAGATCTGCATCGTGTATGAAGATGGGGCGGTCATTGTCGGATCTGTAGACG gtaACCGGATTTGGGGAAAGGAGCTAAAGGGAAATCAGCTTGCTCATGTGGCGTGGTCACCAGACAGCAAGATCCTCCTCTTCGGCATGGCCAACGGGGAAGTCCAAATCTACGATAATCAAGGGAACTTTATT atGAAAATGACCATCAGCTGCCTCACTAATTCCACTGGAGCCATCAGTATAGCAGGTATCCACTGGTATGCAGGAACTGGGGGTTATGTTGAACCAGATTGTCCATGTCTCGCTATCTGTTTTGACAATGGAAGATGTCAGATCATGCGCTACGAGAATGATGAAA acCCAGTGTGTATTGACACTATGATGAACGTGGTCAGCATCCAGTGGAATCATTGTGGCAGTGTGCTGGCAGTGGCAGGCTCCCTCAGAGCTGCAAATATGGACAAAGAATTCAATGTGGTGCAGTTCTACACACCATTTGGGGAG CATTTGAGAACTCTGAAGGTACCCGGGAAGCAGATGTCAGGAGTCGGCTGGGAGGGAGGAGGGCTGCGTATTGGCCTGGCTGTGGACTCCTACATCTACTTCGCCAATATAAGACCAGATTACAAG TGGGGCTACTGTTGCAGCACAGTGGTGTACGCCTACACCAAGCCAGAGCGCCAAGAGTACTGCGTGGTGTTCTGGGACACCAAAAACAACGAGAAGTTTGTCAAATATGTTAAAAGCTTAATGTCCATCACCACATCAGGGGACTTCTGCATCTTGGCCAGCAAGGCAGATAACACCCAGCCTCAG tatGTCCTGATTCTGTGCAACTCCATTGGGACTCCATTGGACTCGAAATACATTGACATTG ATCCACAGTTTGTCACCATGACCAAAACACATGTGATCGCTGCATCCAAAGAGGCTTTCTACTTGTGGCAGTACCGAGTGGCAAAGAAATTAACTGCCTTGGAGATCAACCAAGTGACCAGAActaagaaggagggaagggagag GGTCTACCACATTGACAGTAATCCATCTGGATCCCATGACAGTAGTCCAGATTTTGCAAAAGCCTTCACA GCAACACGAGATCCCATCTGTTGTATTACAGCAACAGACAAGACATTGATTGTG GGCAGAGAGTCTGGCACTATCCACAAATACAGCCTCCCAAATGTTGTTCTCATCCAGAAATACACTTTGAACAACAGAGCCTACTATCTATCTTTGAACTGCAACTCCAG tCGACTGGCCATAATCGACATCGCAGGCGTGCTGACTTTGTTGGACCTGGAAGTGCGTGGCTCCACAGACGACGGCACTGGCAATCAAGCATCTGCTGGAGATCCGTCCAAGTTTGAGCGCAAGGATGTTTGGGATATGAAGTGGGCAAATGACAATCCTGACCTGTTTGCTATGATGGAGAAGACCAGGATGTACGTCTTCAGGAACCTGGACCCAGAG GAACCCATCCAAACATCTGGATACATCTGCAACTTTGAAGACCTGGAAATCAAATCTGTCCTGCTCGATGAAATCATGAAG GATCCAGAGAGGCCGAACAAAGACAACCTCATCAACTTTGAAATCCGCTCCCTGAGAGACAGTCGTGCGCTGATTGAGAAAGTGGGGATTGAAGATGCTTCACAGTTCATTGAAGACAATCCTCACCCAAGACTCTG GCGTCTGCTGGCTGAGGCGGCCCTCCAGAAACTAGACCTGAAGACGGCTGAGCAGGCCTTTGTCCGTTGCAAAGACTACCAGGGCATCGAGTTTGTGAAACGCCTGGGCAACCTGCAGAACGAACCCATGAAACAGGCTGAGGTGGCAGCTTACTTCAGCAGGTTTGAGGAAGCTGAGCGCATGTACCTGGACATGGATCGCAG gGATCTTGCCATCAGCCTCAGGATCAAGCTGGGAGATTGGTTCAGGGTGCTCCAGCTGCTCAAAACAGGCTCTGGTGACTCTGATGATGCTCTGCTGGAGCAGGCTTACAATGCCATTGGAGATTACTTCGCTGACAGACAGAAGTG GGTCAATGCTGTGCAGTATTACCTTCAGGGTCGTAACCAGGAGAGGCTGGCAGAATGCTACTACATGTTAGAGGACTACGACGACCTAGAGAGGCTGACCATCCTGCTACCAGAGAATCATAAACTTTTGCCT GAGATTGGTCAGATGTTTGCCACCGTGGGCATGTGTGAACAGGCTGTGAACGCCTACCTTAAGTGCAACCAGCCCAAAGCTGCCGTGGACACGTGTGTCCATCTGAaccag TGGAACAAAGCAGTGGAACTGGCCAGGACCCACAACATGAAGGAGATCAAATCTCTTCTTTCCAAATATGCTTCACATCTTCTTGAGAAGAATAAAACTCTGGAGGCGGTGGAACTGTATCAGAAAGCGCACCATTTCCTTGATGCAGCCAAACTCATGTTTAAG ATAGCAGATGAGGAGGCAAAGAAAAGGACTCGACCGCTGCGGGTGAAGAAGCTTTATGTGCTGGCAGCACGTCTTGTTGAAAATTACCATGAGCAGGTGAAGACGTCACAGCAGACTAAAGCCAAAGGGAAGAAGTCTGAG GCAACATCTGCACTTGCTGGGCTGCTTGAGGAAGACGCGACCTCTGCAGACAATAGGATTGTGGACTTTGCGTGGCGTGGAGCGGAGGCGTATCACTTCTTTCTGCTGGCTCAAAGGCAGCTGTATGAAGGCTACATGGAGAACGCCATGCAAACAG CCCTTCACCTCCGTGAGTATGAGGACATCATCCCTTCAGTGGAGATCTACTCTCTGCTCGCCATTTGCGCCTCAGCCAACCGGGCCTTCGGCACATGCTCACAGGCCTTCATCAAGCTGGAGTCCCTAGAGAGTCTGGAACCCGAACAGCGTCAGCAGTACGAGGATCTGGCCCTGGAGATTTTTACCAAGCACGCCCCAAAGGATGCCCGCATCATAGAACAGAGATCATCAGAGGG GTCAGAGGGAAAGTTGCCTACATGCATTGTGACAGGTCTACCGATCCAGGAGTACCAGTTCTGGatgtgcagtgtgtgtaaaCACTGTGCTCAAGAGCAGGAGATCAGCAAATATAACTGCTGCCCGCTGTGTCACACTCCTGTAGCCTGA
- the wdr35 gene encoding WD repeat-containing protein 35 isoform X1, translating into MFIYLSKKIAIPNNIHLKCVSWNKDQGFIACGGDDGLLRVLKLETQTDDAKLKGLAAPSNLSMNQTLDGHSGAVQVVTWNEQYEKLTTSDQNGLIIVWMLYKGAWYEEMINNRNKSVVRSMSWNADGQKICIVYEDGAVIVGSVDGNRIWGKELKGNQLAHVAWSPDSKILLFGMANGEVQIYDNQGNFIMKMTISCLTNSTGAISIAGIHWYAGTGGYVEPDCPCLAICFDNGRCQIMRYENDENPVCIDTMMNVVSIQWNHCGSVLAVAGSLRAANMDKEFNVVQFYTPFGEHLRTLKVPGKQMSGVGWEGGGLRIGLAVDSYIYFANIRPDYKWGYCCSTVVYAYTKPERQEYCVVFWDTKNNEKFVKYVKSLMSITTSGDFCILASKADNTQPQEDAELESGSHARYVLILCNSIGTPLDSKYIDIDPQFVTMTKTHVIAASKEAFYLWQYRVAKKLTALEINQVTRTKKEGRERVYHIDSNPSGSHDSSPDFAKAFTATRDPICCITATDKTLIVGRESGTIHKYSLPNVVLIQKYTLNNRAYYLSLNCNSSRLAIIDIAGVLTLLDLEVRGSTDDGTGNQASAGDPSKFERKDVWDMKWANDNPDLFAMMEKTRMYVFRNLDPEEPIQTSGYICNFEDLEIKSVLLDEIMKDPERPNKDNLINFEIRSLRDSRALIEKVGIEDASQFIEDNPHPRLWRLLAEAALQKLDLKTAEQAFVRCKDYQGIEFVKRLGNLQNEPMKQAEVAAYFSRFEEAERMYLDMDRRDLAISLRIKLGDWFRVLQLLKTGSGDSDDALLEQAYNAIGDYFADRQKWVNAVQYYLQGRNQERLAECYYMLEDYDDLERLTILLPENHKLLPEIGQMFATVGMCEQAVNAYLKCNQPKAAVDTCVHLNQWNKAVELARTHNMKEIKSLLSKYASHLLEKNKTLEAVELYQKAHHFLDAAKLMFKIADEEAKKRTRPLRVKKLYVLAARLVENYHEQVKTSQQTKAKGKKSEATSALAGLLEEDATSADNRIVDFAWRGAEAYHFFLLAQRQLYEGYMENAMQTALHLREYEDIIPSVEIYSLLAICASANRAFGTCSQAFIKLESLESLEPEQRQQYEDLALEIFTKHAPKDARIIEQRSSEGSEGKLPTCIVTGLPIQEYQFWMCSVCKHCAQEQEISKYNCCPLCHTPVA; encoded by the exons ATGTTTATCTATCTCAGCAAGAAG ATTGCTATCCCCAACAATATTCATCTGAAATGTGTGTCCTGGAACAAAGATCAAGGCTTCATTGCTTGTGGAGGAGATGATGGTCTCCTGAGAGTGCTCAAGCTTGAAACTCAAACAG ATGATGCCAAACTTAAAGGACTTGCTGCACCCAGTAACCTGTCAATGAATCAGACTCTAGATGGACACAGTG GTGCAGTACAAGTGGTTACATGGAACGAACAGTATGAAAAGCTTACTACCAGTGACCAGAATGGACTTATTATTGTATGGATGCTTTACAAAG gTGCGTGGTACGAGGAGATGATCAACAACAGGAACAAATCAGTGGTGAGGAGTATGAGTTGGAACGCTGATGGTCAAAAGATCTGCATCGTGTATGAAGATGGGGCGGTCATTGTCGGATCTGTAGACG gtaACCGGATTTGGGGAAAGGAGCTAAAGGGAAATCAGCTTGCTCATGTGGCGTGGTCACCAGACAGCAAGATCCTCCTCTTCGGCATGGCCAACGGGGAAGTCCAAATCTACGATAATCAAGGGAACTTTATT atGAAAATGACCATCAGCTGCCTCACTAATTCCACTGGAGCCATCAGTATAGCAGGTATCCACTGGTATGCAGGAACTGGGGGTTATGTTGAACCAGATTGTCCATGTCTCGCTATCTGTTTTGACAATGGAAGATGTCAGATCATGCGCTACGAGAATGATGAAA acCCAGTGTGTATTGACACTATGATGAACGTGGTCAGCATCCAGTGGAATCATTGTGGCAGTGTGCTGGCAGTGGCAGGCTCCCTCAGAGCTGCAAATATGGACAAAGAATTCAATGTGGTGCAGTTCTACACACCATTTGGGGAG CATTTGAGAACTCTGAAGGTACCCGGGAAGCAGATGTCAGGAGTCGGCTGGGAGGGAGGAGGGCTGCGTATTGGCCTGGCTGTGGACTCCTACATCTACTTCGCCAATATAAGACCAGATTACAAG TGGGGCTACTGTTGCAGCACAGTGGTGTACGCCTACACCAAGCCAGAGCGCCAAGAGTACTGCGTGGTGTTCTGGGACACCAAAAACAACGAGAAGTTTGTCAAATATGTTAAAAGCTTAATGTCCATCACCACATCAGGGGACTTCTGCATCTTGGCCAGCAAGGCAGATAACACCCAGCCTCAG GAGGATGCTGAGTTAGAGTCTGGGAGTCATGCAAGG tatGTCCTGATTCTGTGCAACTCCATTGGGACTCCATTGGACTCGAAATACATTGACATTG ATCCACAGTTTGTCACCATGACCAAAACACATGTGATCGCTGCATCCAAAGAGGCTTTCTACTTGTGGCAGTACCGAGTGGCAAAGAAATTAACTGCCTTGGAGATCAACCAAGTGACCAGAActaagaaggagggaagggagag GGTCTACCACATTGACAGTAATCCATCTGGATCCCATGACAGTAGTCCAGATTTTGCAAAAGCCTTCACA GCAACACGAGATCCCATCTGTTGTATTACAGCAACAGACAAGACATTGATTGTG GGCAGAGAGTCTGGCACTATCCACAAATACAGCCTCCCAAATGTTGTTCTCATCCAGAAATACACTTTGAACAACAGAGCCTACTATCTATCTTTGAACTGCAACTCCAG tCGACTGGCCATAATCGACATCGCAGGCGTGCTGACTTTGTTGGACCTGGAAGTGCGTGGCTCCACAGACGACGGCACTGGCAATCAAGCATCTGCTGGAGATCCGTCCAAGTTTGAGCGCAAGGATGTTTGGGATATGAAGTGGGCAAATGACAATCCTGACCTGTTTGCTATGATGGAGAAGACCAGGATGTACGTCTTCAGGAACCTGGACCCAGAG GAACCCATCCAAACATCTGGATACATCTGCAACTTTGAAGACCTGGAAATCAAATCTGTCCTGCTCGATGAAATCATGAAG GATCCAGAGAGGCCGAACAAAGACAACCTCATCAACTTTGAAATCCGCTCCCTGAGAGACAGTCGTGCGCTGATTGAGAAAGTGGGGATTGAAGATGCTTCACAGTTCATTGAAGACAATCCTCACCCAAGACTCTG GCGTCTGCTGGCTGAGGCGGCCCTCCAGAAACTAGACCTGAAGACGGCTGAGCAGGCCTTTGTCCGTTGCAAAGACTACCAGGGCATCGAGTTTGTGAAACGCCTGGGCAACCTGCAGAACGAACCCATGAAACAGGCTGAGGTGGCAGCTTACTTCAGCAGGTTTGAGGAAGCTGAGCGCATGTACCTGGACATGGATCGCAG gGATCTTGCCATCAGCCTCAGGATCAAGCTGGGAGATTGGTTCAGGGTGCTCCAGCTGCTCAAAACAGGCTCTGGTGACTCTGATGATGCTCTGCTGGAGCAGGCTTACAATGCCATTGGAGATTACTTCGCTGACAGACAGAAGTG GGTCAATGCTGTGCAGTATTACCTTCAGGGTCGTAACCAGGAGAGGCTGGCAGAATGCTACTACATGTTAGAGGACTACGACGACCTAGAGAGGCTGACCATCCTGCTACCAGAGAATCATAAACTTTTGCCT GAGATTGGTCAGATGTTTGCCACCGTGGGCATGTGTGAACAGGCTGTGAACGCCTACCTTAAGTGCAACCAGCCCAAAGCTGCCGTGGACACGTGTGTCCATCTGAaccag TGGAACAAAGCAGTGGAACTGGCCAGGACCCACAACATGAAGGAGATCAAATCTCTTCTTTCCAAATATGCTTCACATCTTCTTGAGAAGAATAAAACTCTGGAGGCGGTGGAACTGTATCAGAAAGCGCACCATTTCCTTGATGCAGCCAAACTCATGTTTAAG ATAGCAGATGAGGAGGCAAAGAAAAGGACTCGACCGCTGCGGGTGAAGAAGCTTTATGTGCTGGCAGCACGTCTTGTTGAAAATTACCATGAGCAGGTGAAGACGTCACAGCAGACTAAAGCCAAAGGGAAGAAGTCTGAG GCAACATCTGCACTTGCTGGGCTGCTTGAGGAAGACGCGACCTCTGCAGACAATAGGATTGTGGACTTTGCGTGGCGTGGAGCGGAGGCGTATCACTTCTTTCTGCTGGCTCAAAGGCAGCTGTATGAAGGCTACATGGAGAACGCCATGCAAACAG CCCTTCACCTCCGTGAGTATGAGGACATCATCCCTTCAGTGGAGATCTACTCTCTGCTCGCCATTTGCGCCTCAGCCAACCGGGCCTTCGGCACATGCTCACAGGCCTTCATCAAGCTGGAGTCCCTAGAGAGTCTGGAACCCGAACAGCGTCAGCAGTACGAGGATCTGGCCCTGGAGATTTTTACCAAGCACGCCCCAAAGGATGCCCGCATCATAGAACAGAGATCATCAGAGGG GTCAGAGGGAAAGTTGCCTACATGCATTGTGACAGGTCTACCGATCCAGGAGTACCAGTTCTGGatgtgcagtgtgtgtaaaCACTGTGCTCAAGAGCAGGAGATCAGCAAATATAACTGCTGCCCGCTGTGTCACACTCCTGTAGCCTGA